One Haloarchaeobius amylolyticus DNA window includes the following coding sequences:
- a CDS encoding alpha/beta fold hydrolase has protein sequence MNNSIDSLNEDIGFVLVHGAGFDVWIWENVAPLIEAPTLSASFPARKADQSARDSLRLVGYTGAILEQVDEWDVRRVVLVGHSVGGTVCVELADCLSERVVGLVGVCAGIPAPGQSFLSSFPLHQRIVQKFILRFSGTRPPESVIRLSLCAELSDTQTDYIVSEFIPESRHLFTDAVKGEIPEIPTRYIRTRSDKSISANQQDKIVDAMGADDVVTLDTGHLPMLSSPAELASALTDFADQIR, from the coding sequence ATGAATAATTCGATCGACTCCCTTAATGAGGACATCGGATTCGTCCTGGTTCATGGGGCAGGGTTTGATGTGTGGATCTGGGAGAACGTAGCTCCGCTTATCGAGGCCCCAACGCTATCGGCTTCGTTCCCTGCCCGGAAGGCAGACCAATCTGCGCGAGACAGTCTTCGATTGGTCGGTTACACGGGTGCGATCCTTGAACAAGTAGATGAGTGGGACGTTCGACGCGTTGTTCTCGTCGGACATTCTGTTGGTGGGACGGTTTGCGTTGAGCTCGCCGACTGCCTCTCTGAACGAGTTGTAGGTCTTGTCGGTGTGTGTGCGGGAATCCCAGCTCCCGGCCAGTCTTTCCTCTCCAGTTTCCCGTTGCATCAACGAATCGTTCAGAAGTTCATACTACGCTTTAGCGGAACGAGGCCTCCGGAAAGTGTCATCCGACTCTCACTCTGTGCAGAATTGAGCGACACACAAACAGACTACATCGTCTCTGAATTCATCCCGGAATCACGTCATCTCTTTACCGATGCGGTGAAAGGAGAAATCCCAGAGATACCAACCAGATACATTCGAACGCGCTCCGATAAGTCGATCTCCGCTAACCAGCAGGACAAGATAGTTGATGCTATGGGTGCTGACGATGTTGTCACGCTTGACACGGGCCACCTGCCGATGCTGAGCAGTCCTGCCGAGTTGGCGTCTGCGCTTACTGACTTCGCAGATCAAATTCGGTGA